The Neobacillus sp. OS1-2 genome includes a window with the following:
- a CDS encoding pilus assembly protein PilO — translation MNLELSKKHSVIIILSVLLIIIVTVGAYFLYIVPANNSLAQKKSALKMSNQELSIIQRKLKQTSSQTIQSSMELQKQIPVKRLLDQLLLNIEKAEIISDTNIIELKLNGTESEEDVDLSSTIPKINTQSSTKTNENSTSNQEQSPAQKDVTLPNGIKKTSIILSGEAKTYYELEKFLTELQSLQRIIKIDQFKFTGRDEIYSVLQSMDPLKFEATISAYYFPTLVDLQKEIPPLDTPAVSNKKNPISEFSDTEENGDDDENKNP, via the coding sequence CCTTAGCGTTTTATTAATAATCATAGTAACAGTAGGCGCTTATTTTCTTTATATTGTTCCAGCCAATAATAGTCTGGCTCAAAAAAAATCAGCGTTAAAAATGTCGAACCAAGAGCTTTCGATTATTCAACGTAAACTGAAACAAACAAGTAGTCAGACCATTCAAAGTTCAATGGAATTGCAAAAACAGATTCCTGTGAAACGGCTGCTTGATCAGTTGCTGCTTAACATCGAAAAAGCTGAGATCATTTCCGATACCAATATTATTGAATTAAAACTAAATGGTACTGAAAGTGAAGAAGATGTAGATTTGTCTTCAACAATTCCGAAGATTAACACTCAGTCCAGTACCAAAACGAATGAGAATTCGACTAGCAACCAAGAGCAATCACCAGCGCAAAAGGATGTTACATTACCAAATGGTATAAAAAAGACATCGATTATTTTATCTGGTGAAGCGAAAACCTATTATGAACTAGAAAAATTTCTAACTGAATTACAATCATTACAGAGAATAATAAAAATTGACCAATTTAAATTTACAGGTCGAGATGAAATATATTCGGTTCTTCAATCGATGGACCCGTTAAAATTTGAAGCTACCATTTCAGCCTATTATTTTCCGACATTGGTAGACTTACAAAAGGAAATACCACCATTGGATACCCCGGCCGTATCTAACAAGAAAAATCCGATAAGTGAGTTCTCTGATACGGAAGAAAATGGCGACGATGATGAGAATAAAAACCCGTAA
- a CDS encoding type II secretion system protein produces MMRIKTRKHVASKLKGKNNFLNEDGLTLLELLAVIVILGIISTIAFISISRVIQDSKDRAFVGNAFALKEAASLFLREESVNEKAPREMITYQELVEADYLDEFKDPDTGEYLQASSDSFVLVNGSSITAVCLKGQTRNLCSYSGDDSAIPIKDLTATRIKPNN; encoded by the coding sequence ATGATGAGAATAAAAACCCGTAAACATGTTGCATCCAAATTAAAAGGTAAAAATAACTTTTTGAATGAAGATGGTCTAACCCTACTAGAATTATTAGCTGTTATTGTGATTCTGGGCATTATTTCAACAATAGCTTTTATATCCATTTCCAGGGTGATCCAAGATTCAAAAGATCGTGCATTTGTGGGCAATGCATTCGCATTAAAAGAAGCGGCAAGTTTATTTTTACGAGAAGAATCGGTCAATGAAAAAGCGCCTAGAGAGATGATTACTTATCAAGAATTGGTTGAGGCGGATTATCTTGATGAATTTAAAGATCCGGATACAGGAGAGTATTTGCAGGCATCTTCTGATTCCTTTGTATTGGTAAATGGATCTTCTATTACTGCTGTATGCTTGAAAGGCCAAACACGTAACCTATGCTCTTATTCCGGAGATGATTCGG